A window from Hemicordylus capensis ecotype Gifberg chromosome 2, rHemCap1.1.pri, whole genome shotgun sequence encodes these proteins:
- the LOC128347160 gene encoding killer cell lectin-like receptor subfamily B member 1B allele C yields MAGEIVYADLIIPSEPHSSRLIHPPQQLNASQCPSWHRITLWAGCIGIVILVAAVIAMGLLLKAETEKSRTDADVLSLLRSVLCNQTLGNASVSSACKICPPHWHHYRGKCYWPSTQHKSWKESRDHCSGRNSQLLVIQDKEEMEFIPEIIEDKSMYWIGLAREEIPDKKWLWISGSEFDQTLFQEPSRTGRNNCGAIKNRKIVSDNCNAELSGICQRDSISI; encoded by the exons ATGGCTGGGGAAATAGTTTATGCAGACCTCATCATCCCTTCTGAACCTCACTCCTCAAGGCTGATCCATCCACCTCAGCAGCTCA ATGCTTCCCAGTGTCCCTCTTGGCACCGGATCACTCTATGGGCGGGATGTATTGGGATTGTCattctggtggcagcagtaaTAGCCATGG GTTTGCTGTTGAAAGCTGAAACAGAAAAATCCAGGACTGATGCTGATGTTCTCTCTCTTCTACGAAGCGTACTCTGCAACCAAACCCTGGGAAACGCCTCAG TGAGTTCTGCTTGCAAAATCTGTCCTCCACACTGGCACCACTACAGGGGAAAGTGCTACTGGCCATCAACGCAGCATAAATCCTGGAAGGAGAGTCGAGATCACTGCTCAGGAAGGAATTCTCAGCTGCTGGTGATCCAAGACAAGGAGGAGATG GAATTCATACCAGAGATTATAGAGGATAAAAGCATGTACTGGATTGGACTTGCCAGAGAAGAAATACCAGATAAGAAATGGTTGTGGATTTCAGGCTCCGAGTTTGACCAGACTCT ATTCCAAGAACCAAGCCGTACTGGGAGAAATAACTGTGGAGcaataaagaacagaaaaattgTATCTGACAACTGCAATGCAGAACTGAGTGGGATTTGCCAAAGAGACTCCATCTCAATATGA